Genomic segment of Syngnathus acus chromosome 10, fSynAcu1.2, whole genome shotgun sequence:
taacaaaacaaacttccaggcgtgtggcagcgtggacttccagccacggaggtggaagagagatccatagaataggaccgggcgtgcgtaaaagccatgaccgagccccatccaccgtccccggacagccacccggccgagcgccggccctcgacttccatccacggaggtgaaagagagctcagtagagtaggaccgggcgtgcgtaaaagccatgtccgagccccatccaccgtccctggacagccacccggccgagcgccggcccccgacttcaatccacggaggtgaaagagagctccgtagagtaggaccgggcgtgggtaaaagccataacagtttttcaaaccttctgtgtcactccaaatccttaaatccttcaaactcttcgtcctccgtgtcacttagaaacaaagccgctaatgatgccggtagtacgtggggcccttcgtcatcttcgtcatcccgtgatcaatctttgtcctttatgtaaacaaccgccgtgccacgccgcgtcgcgctgctgacgtcacttgaaatccaaattacagtaatccctacatcgcggttcgtttatcgcggtttcactttttttttttttgtaaaatttttgaaaaaaaaaacataagtattataagtcgcccccccacccaaactatgaaaaaaaacgcgacttatagtccgaaaattacggtagattTTGTTTGACAACACTTCTTTcaacatcaaatgaaaaagacTACTGCATTAACATGCGACGGAGCGTTTCATCCTATGATTGTAAGTTTATCAAAGTAGTGGGTGGTACCTGAAGACGTTCTGTTTAAAAAGATAAGCACTGATATGTCCTCCATTCAGATAACGAACTTCACATCCAGGCCAGATCTCCTGTAGACTGAGGACCCCTGTCCGAGGGATATAGGCGTCCTCTTTGGCCTGAACCACGACGATAAGACTGGTGTCAACGGGGACTAGGGGGGACAGAAAAAGAAGGATAATTTCGCAGTTGGGACAAGAGAATTAAATGTTTGCCCAAATGCGTATGTATTGCGGGCACTCATCAGGTaaagtgaaaagaaagcaTGAGATTTCTGCATATGACTGCATGTACATTAGCACTAACCGGAGAAGTTGGCCATGTGTGTACACTCGTCCATCACTCCCTTCATGAAGCTTATCGACTCACTGTGTAATGATGGCCGACCAATTGGGGCTGAATCCGCCTTGTTCCCAATCAGTGATTTGTTTGCTTGGAAGTCACTTTAAAAACAGTAACGACGACTTATGAACATCTACCAAGAAAAGATATGCATCCCAAAAGTACAACTTGCAATGTATCATAAGTGCATCTGAATACAGAATGACAAAAGTCACTTTGGCAACAAATACCTTGGTAAAGGGTCTAAACCTGTCTTGGTGTTGTCCACTGACAATGTGTCTAAAGGGTGCCCAGCAACTCCGTCTCTGATCCACAGGCCAGGCCCAATTCCTGCCTTTGCCCCTGCGCTGGAGTAGCAGCCCACTGACAAGTTGTCCTCTCTAGGCTGGTCTAGTACATGCTCTAAAGAATGTTTGGCAAACCTTTGAGCCACCTTGAAGGAGTCAGCCTAACAAAGGAAACACACCTGATTAGCTTACATGTCAAAATATAAATCCTTCTACAACAACGGTCAACAtgatttcaacaaaaaaaattaatcagcGATGCAAGTAAACTTCCCTAGATATTATTTTTTCGAATctgctctctttttttatctAGCACATCCAAAGAATATGATGAGTACTGTGTAGTATAGtaattaggggtgtaacgattcatcgagacacatcgattaatcgatataatgctctacgatttgttggcatcgatgctaaacgtaaacatcgatctatatcgcccgtttttgacctcggacattagacgcgactttattttgaaatccagttcattgttgcttgcttcctctttccgggagcagtgcgcggcgtgttgtgttgtgagcagagcaggcacgtgaaaggggagccgacaactacgcagctcctgggctggtgctatggctagtgtccaagaagacgaggaaattcgctcccctttgggcttcaagtcattcgtttggaagcactttggattccaaagaaaagatgcactttaaagttaatggtattacaaaaaaagaaagaatattcatttttctttacttacttacatgagaaaaaatataggaatttgataaagttcagtgttaaaataagcactttgtatactacaatactcttgtaatttcctaaataaagagtttgcagtaccttgttgattttgcgtatgaattgttataaatcaggatattgttctatatcgatcgtagagcactatatcgtgatgtatcgtgaatgaatcacagcaggctttaagatatcggcaaatatcgtatcgtggttctttgtatcgatatgatatcgtatcgtgacaaaacccgcgatttacacccctaatagtAATACATTTAgcaatatttatgaattacGGATTAGTTTCAGTAACACATAAGTGAGTTGAGTGGTGTATGTATGAAAATTGTAGACTGTAGAAGGGTTAGAAGAGTGTTACGCACGATATGCTAGTAGCCCACACCTCTCACATTATTAAGTGTTAGAGGTTGATTCTCCCTTACATCCAAACCAGTGTAGCACATCACATGGACAGTTCTACATGTAATATTAGTCTTGAAGATGCCCTCCTCTATCTGCTGCCCCTGGCCTTATGCACACCAGGATATAGGTGATGCCTCTGTGAGGTTAATCTTTTGACTTTACGAGTGCATTTAATACTATCTGTCCTGTGCTGCTGGATGAAAATGTAACTCGAATCAGGGCGGATGCATTTTTGCTCCAGTGGTGTGTGGACTATCTCTCCTGTAGACCACAGATTGTGCGTCTTCAGAACTCCACTTCAAATATCATCTCAAGTATCATGAGAGCACCACGGGAAACAGTGCTGGCACTGTTTCTTTATGCCATCTATACAACGGATTTTCAGCAGAATACCAGCAACTGCTTTCTTCAGAAATTTTCAAATGATACAGCAGTTGTCGGCCAGATCAGAGGAGTCGACGAGGAGTACCAGGAAATTAGCACAAAGTTTATCGACTGGAGTGAACACAATCATGTCATCCTTAACATTATAAAAACTAAGGAGATGATTGTGGATTTTAGGGCGAAGGAGGAGAAGAGCTCAACCATCACTATCAGGGACACCAAGGTGGAAGTGGTTTCTAACCTGCCCACCCTCTTCATGCCTTGGAGGTGATCAATGGCAGCATCTTCAGTCACAGACTGATGGCACCAAAGTGCAAGTCTGAGTatttcagaaatattttcattccaGCTGTTATTAGACTATTCAATGCACAAGGTTTATGATGACGATTTTTCCTTTGGATTTTTAATGTGTGAATCTTGCGGTCTGTGTGAGCTGCTGAAACAACAGGATTAATCAACTTTTTATGGTTTTTATTCTGAAATATTGTACACATTATTTACAACGCATGATAAAAAatttatgtatgtgtatatgtattgTGCAAGCTGTTATCGGTCAAACCTAAAACccccaaaattaaaacatctctCAAAAacctgaccttttttttttaaatcagcttCAAAAACACATTAGGGCTGGTCGATTATGGGTAAAAATTATAATCACGATTATTCTGTTCAATATTGAAATCACGATTATTTGCATGattatgtttttgaaattgcgaaagcatttattgaacatgttTGCAACAGTATTTATTGAACATCCTGTCTCCTGTTAACAGTGTTGGGAAAGTTCTTTTTCTACACAAACtagttcaaagttcagttcACAAAGTTTAAAATGAACTTGTTCAGTTTATATTTCGTCTCGTCATCGCGCCATGCGACTGTGACAGAGATTGCCAAATCCTTTCCCCCTTTTCCCCCGCCTATTTAAGCCTCATTTACTAGTGTGTTTAGcggggttttattttgaagtccaAGAAGAGAAAACCTGTCGATTATATCAATTTTGAGATCTTCTGGAGTCAAAATCATGATTatgattaaaatttgattaattgagCAGCCCTAAAATACATATAGGGACACATGAAGCAATCTTTGGTTAAAATTTGCTGTTGACCAGTGTACTTATTGGTTGTTGtatgcaaggaaaaaaaactgtcaacaAACCCCACAATACTCCAACAGCTTAATGATCTCTTCTTCATACACTGAATTGATAGCATATTGCTTCTCCAGCTCCGACCAATTCACTGCTTTACTTAGCACACCCTATACAgacatgaaaaacacaaaaaggaagaaaCAGAAATTCAAGACTTAACTGTtcttcaaatgtatttgcaaCAAGATGAGTGTCTTCCATGAGTTAGGGTTGGGGAATGAGTGCATCTTGTCAACTTGCAGGGAGGAAAATAATGCATTCGATCGGACACAGGCTGGTGAACATGAAAATCGTCATGGGGATCATTATCTTTTTCACAGAATTGTGAGTTTAATGAATTTCAACTCCAAAATTACTAATGTTAAAGAAGAAGTCAATCCTAAAAAgtctttacaataatatgttgtatgtgcCCCTACAAATCTAAACatggcattctgattaatattacatttgtggaatatgttTTAAACAGCAAAATTCAACCGTTTCTGTCCATCTCAagaggcagccattttgccacttgctgttgaTTGAAATgagttgccaggtctcaggtcacaaccaatcacgaaTCAACTTCAGAAAACCGGCGAGccgtcgacagcaagtgggaaaatggccgccctctgagatggataacaggtggattttgcccATTTAATTTGTATTCCACAGATCCAAATTTTGGGAGTGACTTCCCCTTTGACATCTCCACCTTAGCTAGTAAGAGTGTGTGGATTACCGTGGTGAAGACACTCGAGGCAGTGGACCATGACAGACAGGGAATCAGAGGGATAGGCTTCGGCCAATTAGTCACTGCTAAGGACGACATcttgacacaaacaaaataccatattACTGTCATCATCTGTGTGTACTACCTGGTGATCTAGCATGTGCCATTAGACAAGGGGGGAAACACACAAGTGGAAAAATCTTCATACTTCACTTTGTCATCGGACCTTAGTTAGTGGACAAGCAGTTTAATGTTTGCCTCATTTCAATTGCCCCTCTTCTTACATTGACATGCCAGTCGCTATAGAAAACATTAAATCCTGCCGGACTTATTCGTCCAAACTTTATGTTCCCAAGCAAACTGAAGCTTTGCTTTACCACTCATTagccttgttgttgtttttatattagCTGCTACGCAATTTGTCAGTCACAATCCTACTTTCCATTGGTGTTACTAGAAATGCTTGAACCATTGAATGAgtttttttctaaacatttcattttaccaAACTGTCAGGTAAACAAAGGAAGATGACCTTCAGTGATTCTCATGACAGAACGTGGgatgattaccgtaattttcggactaaaagtcgctccggagtacaagtcgcatcagccataaaatgcccaaaaaagtgaaaaaaaaaacatatataagtcgctccggagcacaagtcgcattttgggggggtatttattcgacaaaatccaacaccaagaacagacatgaacgagcaacaacaggctaaatgataggtatgctaacgtgacataaacacaaacaaagagctgagaacgggcctgacgtaacattcagagttattaaaaaaaactattacataaataacacgtttataaaaccatccgtgtcactccaattcattaaatccatcgatcgtcctttgtcaacaatgggtgcgcgccactgacggcgcttgcacttcaaaatattccacaggcccatataacgatatataaattagatatcaaataactattatataagcaataatattatcaaaccatctgtgcactctaaatcattaaatccatcgatcaaattcctcatcctttgtcaacgccgcgcgtgcaccctgacgtcagcctcgtcgttattccacagatctagtatataactagattgtagcgttaacaaagtacaaggaaagacgtgggtttggtaaacggctctttatttaacaaaacaaacttccaggcgtgcggcggcgtggacttccagccacggaggtggaagagagatccatagaataggaccgggcgtgcgtaaaagccatgaccgagccccatccaccgttcCCGGA
This window contains:
- the LOC119129528 gene encoding protein ABHD18-like isoform X1; the encoded protein is MMTVIWYFVCVKMSSLAVTNWPKPIPLIPCLSWSTASSVFTTGVLSKAVNWSELEKQYAINSVYEEEIIKLLEYCGADSFKVAQRFAKHSLEHVLDQPREDNLSVGCYSSAGAKAGIGPGLWIRDGVAGHPLDTLSVDNTKTGLDPLPSDFQANKSLIGNKADSAPIGRPSLHSESISFMKGVMDECTHMANFSVPVDTSLIVVVQAKEDAYIPRTGVLSLQEIWPGCEVRYLNGGHISAYLFKQNVFRQAIYDAFNRFCLKYPHLV
- the LOC119129528 gene encoding protein ABHD18-like isoform X2, with the protein product MMTVIWYFVCVKMSSLAVTNWPKPIPLIPCLSWSTASSVFTTGVLSKAVNWSELEKQYAINSVYEEEIIKLLEYCGADSFKVAQRFAKHSLEHVLDQPREDNLSVGCYSSAGAKAGIGPGLWIRDGVAGHPLDTLSVDNTKTGLDPLPSDFQANKSLIGNKADSAPIGRPSLHIPVDTSLIVVVQAKEDAYIPRTGVLSLQEIWPGCEVRYLNGGHISAYLFKQNVFRQAIYDAFNRFCLKYPHLV